From the Methanobacterium sp. CWC-01 genome, the window CAGATAAAAGATGATGATAAAATTATATTAAAGTTAGTAACCCTAAGGAATTAGATGGTGAGTATCATGTTACAAGTAGGTATTATAGGAGCCAGTGGCTACACTGGCGGAGAACTCTTAAGATTTCTGCACTACCATCCCCAGGTGGAGGTGGTGGCGGCCACATCACGACAGCACGCCGGACTGGCCATACGGAAGGTACATCCCCACCTGCAGGATCTGGACCTGAAATTCCAGGATATCTCCCCCGGGGATATGGATGCGGATCTGGTCTTCACCGCCACCCCCCACGGGGCCTCCATGAACATCGTACCCCCCCTGGTGGAGAAGGGTATGAAGGTGGTGGACTTGAGCGGGGACTACCGCTTCAAGGACCTGGAAACCTACCAGAAGTGGTACGGGTTGAAACACACCCACCCCCTGGATGCAGTGTATGGCATGCCGGAGATATACCGGGAGTCTATAAAGAAGGCCCAGCTGGTGGCTAACCCTGGCTGCTACCCCACCGGGTCCATCCTGGCGGCCCTGCCCCTGGTGAACGAGGAACTGGTGGAATTTGTGATCATGGACGCCAAGAGCGGAGTTAGTGGAGCCGGGATTAAACCCACACCCGCCACCCACTATCCCAACTGTGGGGATAATGTGGTGGCCTACAACCTCACCAGCCACCGGCACATGCCCGAGATCCAGGAAAAACTTTCCGAGTACTCCCCGGTTAAGGTGGGCTTCACCCCCCATCTGGTGCCCGTTATCCGGGGGATACTGACCACCCTGCACTGTTACCCCCGGGATGAAATCAGCACCGATATGATGGTGGACCTCTACCAGAAGTTCTACCAGGATGAGCCCTTCATCAGGGTCCTGGAGGATGGTGAAGTACCACGCCTGAGCTCGGTACGGGGATCTAACTACTGCCACATCGGAGCCTTCCAGACCGATGATAACGGGCGTCTGGTAGTTGTATCGGCCATTGATAACATGGTTAAGGGCGCTTCCGGGGTGGCGGTGCAGAACATGAACCTGATGTGCGGTTTCCCTGAGACCCTGTCCCTGGAGGGAATTGGTCTGCATCCCTAGGTGGGATGCCAGACCCCCATCACCGGATTAGAGGCCCATCCCTAAACCTTATATGGTAGGGTTTAAAGATTATGAGCTAGTGTGAACCTCTAAATCCCGGGTAATGGTGATTATTAGTTTTGTACCCGGGGGATAGTGCGAGGTATTATAATGAAGACTGTGATTTTGTTTTACTCACGGACCCGGAAAACGGCACTGGTGGCCAAAACACTGGCCCAGGCAGTAGGGGCGGACCTGGTGGAGGTCATAGACCGCACGGAACGTATGGGTCCCTTGAATTATTTTAAATCAGCTTTAGATGCTGTTCGAGAGAATAAAACCCGTATTGAACCTGAGAAGATAGATCTGAGTGATTATGGTCTGATATATATCGGGGGCCCCACCTGGGCTTCCAAGCCAGCCCCGGCCATCATCACCCTCATCGACCAGTGTGACCTGCAGGGTAAGGACGTGATACCCTTCACCACCGTGGGACGTAACACGGCTGGCCAGGCCACCTTCACCACCATTGGTAACCGGGGTGCCCGTCAGGTTATAAACCGTATGCGAGAGAAGATCGAGGCCCGAGGAGGGCGTATGGTGAACTCCATCATCATCGGTACCGGTGGTTTCACCGACCTGGAGATTGCAGAGGAGGTTAAAAACACGGTGCAGGAACTGGACCTGCCCATCTACGGAATTTAAACCGGTGAATGTCATGAAAGAGAAACTACTATTATCATCATACAAGCCGCTGATCATCATCCCCGTGGTGATTACCATTTTATGCCTGGTGCTGGTGGCAGTTAATGGACTTCCAGGAAGTATAGACCTGGAGGGAGGCACAATAGCCATTTTACAGCTGGAAAAGCCTGTGAGTCAGGCTGAACTGGAAAGTACAATCTCCACCGGCTTGGGAACCACGGAGGTGGATGTTAAATCCATATCTGGTGATCAAGCCACGGTGGAGATTGCCGGGAACGTGGATGTGGTTAAACTCACCGAAGTCCTGGCGGGAACGGCCACCATACAGAGTTACCGTTCTGTGGGTGCTCTTATAAGTGAAGAGGCCCTGACCCAGGTGTACTATGCCCTGGCCTTCGCCTTCCTGTTCATGAGCATCACC encodes:
- a CDS encoding flavodoxin family protein, which codes for MKTVILFYSRTRKTALVAKTLAQAVGADLVEVIDRTERMGPLNYFKSALDAVRENKTRIEPEKIDLSDYGLIYIGGPTWASKPAPAIITLIDQCDLQGKDVIPFTTVGRNTAGQATFTTIGNRGARQVINRMREKIEARGGRMVNSIIIGTGGFTDLEIAEEVKNTVQELDLPIYGI
- the argC gene encoding N-acetyl-gamma-glutamyl-phosphate reductase — translated: MLQVGIIGASGYTGGELLRFLHYHPQVEVVAATSRQHAGLAIRKVHPHLQDLDLKFQDISPGDMDADLVFTATPHGASMNIVPPLVEKGMKVVDLSGDYRFKDLETYQKWYGLKHTHPLDAVYGMPEIYRESIKKAQLVANPGCYPTGSILAALPLVNEELVEFVIMDAKSGVSGAGIKPTPATHYPNCGDNVVAYNLTSHRHMPEIQEKLSEYSPVKVGFTPHLVPVIRGILTTLHCYPRDEISTDMMVDLYQKFYQDEPFIRVLEDGEVPRLSSVRGSNYCHIGAFQTDDNGRLVVVSAIDNMVKGASGVAVQNMNLMCGFPETLSLEGIGLHP